A single window of Helicobacter pylori DNA harbors:
- a CDS encoding bifunctional metallophosphatase/5'-nucleotidase yields MRKLILVIFLTLTLSISAKEVKIVFLETSDIHGRLFSYDYAVGEQKPNNGLTRIATLIKKQRAENKNVVLIDSGDLLQGNSAELFNDEPIHPLVRAENDLKFDVRVLGNHEFNFSKDFLEKNIKGFNGSVVNANIIKTADNKPFVKPYMIKKIDGVRVAVVGYVVPHIPTWEASTPEHFAGLKFLDAEEALKKTLKELKGKYDILIGAFHLGREDEKGGDGIPDLAKKFPQFDIIFAGHEHAVYNTKIGKVHTIEPGAYGAYLAKGVVVFDTKTKKKIVTTENLPTKGVPEDEELAKKYEYVDKKSKEYANEVVGEVTKTFIDRPDFITGEEKITTMPTAALQETPVIELINRVQKYYAKADVSAAALFNFGANLKKGPFKRKDVAYIYKFANTLIGVKITGENLLKYMEWSYQFYNQLQPGDLTISFNENIRGYNFDMFSGVKYQVDVTKPAGSRIINPTINNKPIDPKAIYKLAINNYRFGTLSKTLNLVTDADRYYNSYDELQDNGQIRDLIIKYITEEKGGKVTPELEHNWEIINYDFKNPLLEKLREKLKEGSIKIPTSKDGRTLNVKSIKESEVK; encoded by the coding sequence ATGAGAAAATTGATTTTAGTCATCTTTTTAACGCTAACACTTTCAATATCTGCAAAAGAAGTCAAAATCGTGTTTTTAGAAACTTCAGACATTCATGGGCGGCTTTTTTCGTATGATTATGCGGTGGGGGAGCAAAAACCCAATAACGGCTTGACAAGGATTGCGACTTTAATCAAAAAGCAAAGGGCTGAGAATAAAAACGTGGTTTTGATTGACAGCGGGGATTTGTTGCAGGGTAATAGTGCGGAGTTGTTTAATGATGAGCCTATCCACCCGCTAGTTAGAGCCGAAAACGATTTGAAATTTGATGTTCGTGTGCTTGGGAATCACGAGTTTAATTTCAGTAAGGATTTTTTGGAGAAAAACATTAAGGGGTTTAATGGCAGTGTCGTGAATGCGAATATTATCAAAACTGCGGACAATAAGCCGTTTGTGAAGCCTTATATGATTAAAAAAATTGATGGCGTGAGGGTGGCGGTTGTGGGGTATGTGGTGCCGCATATCCCAACTTGGGAGGCCTCTACGCCTGAACATTTTGCGGGCCTGAAGTTTTTGGACGCTGAAGAAGCGTTAAAAAAGACTTTGAAAGAGCTGAAAGGGAAGTATGATATTTTGATTGGAGCTTTTCATTTGGGGCGAGAAGATGAGAAAGGTGGCGACGGAATACCTGATCTGGCGAAAAAATTCCCGCAATTTGACATCATTTTTGCAGGGCATGAGCATGCGGTTTATAACACCAAAATAGGAAAGGTGCACACCATTGAGCCTGGAGCGTATGGGGCTTATCTGGCAAAGGGCGTGGTGGTGTTTGACACCAAAACGAAGAAAAAAATCGTAACGACTGAAAATTTACCCACAAAAGGCGTGCCAGAAGATGAAGAATTGGCGAAAAAATACGAATATGTGGATAAAAAATCAAAAGAATACGCTAATGAAGTTGTCGGCGAAGTTACAAAAACCTTTATTGACAGGCCTGATTTTATCACAGGAGAAGAAAAGATCACTACGATGCCCACCGCCGCATTGCAAGAAACGCCGGTGATAGAATTGATTAATAGAGTGCAAAAATATTATGCAAAAGCCGATGTTTCAGCGGCAGCTTTATTCAATTTTGGCGCCAATTTGAAAAAAGGGCCTTTCAAAAGAAAAGATGTCGCCTATATTTACAAGTTCGCTAATACGCTCATTGGAGTGAAAATAACGGGTGAAAATCTGTTGAAATACATGGAATGGTCGTATCAATTCTACAATCAGTTGCAACCAGGAGATTTGACGATCAGTTTTAATGAAAATATTCGTGGCTATAACTTTGATATGTTTTCTGGCGTGAAATACCAAGTTGATGTTACAAAACCCGCCGGATCAAGGATTATTAATCCAACAATCAACAACAAACCCATTGACCCCAAAGCGATCTATAAATTAGCGATCAACAATTACCGATTTGGGACATTATCCAAGACATTAAATTTGGTTACAGACGCTGATAGGTATTATAATTCTTACGATGAATTGCAAGATAACGGGCAAATACGAGATTTGATCATCAAATACATCACGGAAGAAAAAGGCGGGAAGGTAACCCCTGAATTGGAACATAACTGGGAAATCATCAACTACGATTTCAAAAACCCGTTGCTGGAAAAATTGAGAGAAAAATTAAAAGAGGGGAGCATCAAAATCCCCACTTCAAAAGACGGGAGGACTTTGAACGTCAAATCCATCAAGGAAAGTGAAGTTAAATAG
- a CDS encoding S-ribosylhomocysteine lyase has protein sequence MKTSKMNVESFNLDHTKVKAPYVRVADRKKGVNGDVIVKYDVRFKQPNQDHMDMPSLHSLEHLVAEIIRNHANYVVDWSPMGCQTGFYLTVLNHDNYTEVLEVLEKTMQDVLKAKEVPASNEKQCGWAANHTLEGAKNLARAFLDKRAEWSEVGV, from the coding sequence ATGAAAACGTCAAAAATGAATGTAGAGAGTTTTAATTTGGATCACACCAAAGTCAAAGCCCCTTATGTGCGTGTCGCTGATCGCAAAAAGGGCGTTAATGGGGATGTGATTGTCAAATATGATGTGCGCTTCAAACAACCCAACCAAGATCACATGGACATGCCTAGCCTACACTCTTTAGAGCATTTAGTCGCTGAGATCATCCGCAACCATGCCAATTATGTCGTGGATTGGTCGCCTATGGGTTGCCAAACGGGATTTTATCTCACGGTGTTAAACCATGACAATTACACAGAGGTTTTAGAGGTTTTAGAAAAGACAATGCAAGACGTGTTAAAGGCTAAAGAAGTGCCTGCTAGCAATGAAAAGCAATGCGGTTGGGCGGCTAACCACACTTTAGAGGGCGCCAAGAATTTAGCGCGTGCTTTTTTAGACAAACGCGCTGAGTGGTCTGAAGTGGGGGTTTAA
- a CDS encoding cystathionine gamma-synthase yields the protein MRMQTKLIHGGISEDATTGAVSVPIYQTSTYRQDAIGRHKGYEYSRSGNPTRFALEELIADLEGGVKGFAFASGLAGIHAVFSLLQSGDHVLLGDDVYGGTFRLFNKVLVKNGLSCTIIDTSDLSQIKKAIKQNTKALYLETPSNPLLKITDLAQCASVAKDHGLLTIVDNTFATPYYQNPLLLGADIVVHSGTKYLGGHSDVVAGLVTTNNEALAQEIAFFQNAIGGVLGPQDSWLLQRGIKTLGLRMEAHQKNALCVAEFLEKHPKVERVYYPGLPTHPQHELAKAQMRGFSGMLSFTLKNDSEATVFVESLKLFILGESLGGVESLVGVPAFMTHACIPKEQREAAGIRDGLVRLSVGIEHEQDLLEDLEQAFAKIS from the coding sequence ATGCGCATGCAAACCAAATTAATCCATGGGGGTATTAGTGAGGACGCCACAACAGGAGCGGTGAGCGTGCCTATTTATCAAACTTCCACCTACCGCCAAGACGCCATAGGCCGCCACAAAGGCTATGAATACTCTCGCTCAGGCAACCCCACGCGCTTTGCTTTAGAAGAACTCATCGCCGATTTAGAAGGGGGGGTTAAGGGGTTTGCTTTTGCCTCTGGTTTAGCCGGGATTCACGCCGTTTTTTCTCTCTTGCAATCAGGCGATCATGTGTTATTAGGCGATGATGTTTATGGGGGGACTTTCCGCTTGTTCAACAAAGTGCTTGTCAAAAACGGGCTTTCTTGCACCATTATAGACACTAGCGATCTATCCCAAATCAAAAAGGCTATCAAGCAAAACACTAAAGCCCTTTATTTAGAAACCCCTAGTAACCCCTTGCTTAAAATCACGGATTTAGCACAATGCGCTAGTGTCGCTAAAGATCATGGTTTGCTCACTATCGTGGATAACACTTTTGCCACCCCCTATTATCAAAACCCGCTTCTTTTAGGGGCAGACATTGTGGTGCATAGCGGCACAAAATACTTAGGCGGTCATAGCGATGTGGTCGCTGGGCTTGTAACCACCAATAATGAAGCGCTAGCCCAAGAGATCGCTTTTTTCCAAAACGCTATCGGTGGGGTTTTAGGCCCTCAAGACAGCTGGCTGTTGCAAAGAGGGATTAAAACGCTAGGATTACGCATGGAGGCCCATCAAAAAAACGCCCTTTGCGTGGCTGAATTTTTAGAAAAACACCCTAAAGTAGAAAGGGTTTATTACCCAGGTCTTCCCACTCACCCCCAACACGAGCTAGCCAAAGCCCAAATGCGTGGCTTTAGCGGGATGCTCTCTTTCACCCTCAAAAATGACAGCGAGGCGACTGTTTTTGTAGAAAGCCTTAAGTTATTCATTTTAGGCGAGAGCTTAGGCGGGGTGGAAAGCTTGGTGGGGGTTCCAGCGTTTATGACCCATGCATGTATCCCTAAAGAACAACGAGAAGCTGCCGGGATTAGAGATGGTTTGGTGCGCTTGTCTGTGGGAATTGAGCATGAACAGGATTTGTTAGAAGATTTAGAGCAAGCGTTCGCTAAAATAAGCTAA
- a CDS encoding O-acetylserine-dependent cystathionine beta-synthase, which yields MILTAMQDAIGRTPVFKFTNKDYPIPVNSAIYAKLEHLNPGGSVKDRLGQYLIEEGFKTGKITSKTTIIEPTAGNTGIALALVALKHHLKTIFVVPEKFSTEKQQIMRALGALVINTPTSEGISGAIKKSKELAESIPNSYLPLQFENPDNPAAYYHTLAPEIVQELGTNFTSFVAGIGSGGTFAGTAAYLKERIPNIRLIGVEPEGSILNGGEPGPHEIEGIGVEFIPPFFENLDIDGFETISDEGGFSYTRKLAKKNGLLVGSSSGAAFAAALKEVQRLPEGSQVLTIFPDVADRYLSKGIYS from the coding sequence ATGATCCTTACCGCAATGCAAGACGCCATAGGCCGCACTCCCGTTTTTAAATTCACTAACAAGGATTACCCCATTCCTGTAAATTCCGCCATTTACGCCAAATTAGAGCATCTAAACCCGGGAGGAAGCGTTAAAGATCGCTTAGGCCAATACCTTATAGAAGAAGGGTTTAAAACAGGCAAAATCACTTCTAAAACAACCATCATTGAGCCTACTGCAGGCAATACCGGCATCGCTCTAGCCCTAGTTGCGCTCAAGCACCATCTCAAAACCATCTTTGTTGTCCCGGAAAAATTCAGCACAGAAAAACAGCAAATCATGAGGGCTTTGGGGGCTTTAGTAATCAACACGCCTACTAGCGAGGGGATTTCTGGCGCTATTAAAAAAAGTAAAGAGTTAGCCGAAAGTATCCCTAATAGCTATTTGCCCTTACAATTTGAAAACCCTGATAATCCCGCCGCTTACTACCACACCCTAGCCCCTGAGATTGTCCAAGAATTAGGCACAAATTTTACGAGCTTTGTAGCTGGGATAGGGAGTGGAGGCACTTTTGCGGGCACAGCCGCCTATTTAAAAGAACGCATCCCTAATATTCGCTTGATTGGGGTAGAACCGGAGGGTTCTATTTTGAATGGGGGGGAGCCTGGGCCTCATGAGATTGAGGGTATTGGCGTGGAATTCATCCCTCCTTTTTTTGAAAACTTGGATATTGATGGCTTTGAAACGATCTCAGATGAAGGGGGTTTTAGCTACACTAGGAAGTTAGCCAAGAAAAACGGCTTATTAGTGGGGAGCTCTAGCGGGGCAGCTTTTGCGGCAGCGCTGAAAGAAGTGCAACGCCTCCCCGAAGGCAGCCAGGTTTTAACCATTTTCCCGGATGTTGCCGATCGTTATCTTTCTAAAGGTATTTATTCATAA
- the dnaK gene encoding molecular chaperone DnaK has protein sequence MGKVIGIDLGTTNSAMAVYEGNEAKIIANKEGKNTTPSIVAFTDKGEILVGESAKRQAVTNPEKTIYSIKRVMGLMFNEDKAKEAEKRLPYKIVDRNGACAIEISGKVYTPQEISAKILMKLKEDAESYLGESVTEAVITVPAYFNDSQRKATKEAGTIAGLNVLRIINEPTSAALAYGLDKKESEKIMVYDLGGGTFDVTVLETGDNVVEVLATGGDAFLGGDDFDNRVIDFLAAEFKSETGIEIKNDVMALQRLKEAAENAKKELSSAMETEINLPFITADATGPKHLVKKLTRAKFESLTEDLMEETISKIESVIKDAGLTKNEISEVVMVGGSTRIPKVQERVKAFINKELNKSVNPDEVVAVGASIQGGVLKGDVKDVLLLDVTPLSLGIETLGGVMTKVIDRGTTIPAKKSQVFSTAEDNQPAVSIMVLQGERELARDNKSLGKFDLQGIAPAPRGVPQIEVTFDIDANGILTVSAQDKNTGKSQEIKISGSSGLSDSEIEKMVKDAELHKEEDARKKEVIEARNHADSLAHQTQKSLDEHKTNLNENDANEIQNAINALKDCIKNDNATKAELEDKTKALAQAAQKLGEAMANKNNAEQPKKKDDDVIDAEVE, from the coding sequence ATGGGAAAAGTTATTGGAATTGATTTAGGGACAACCAACTCCGCAATGGCGGTGTATGAAGGCAATGAAGCAAAGATTATTGCGAATAAAGAGGGTAAAAACACCACTCCTTCTATTGTGGCTTTTACGGATAAGGGCGAGATTTTAGTGGGCGAGAGCGCCAAAAGACAAGCGGTAACCAACCCAGAAAAAACCATTTATTCTATTAAAAGAGTCATGGGTTTGATGTTTAATGAAGATAAGGCTAAAGAAGCCGAAAAACGCTTGCCTTATAAGATTGTGGATAGGAATGGGGCTTGCGCGATTGAAATTTCGGGTAAAGTTTATACCCCTCAAGAAATTTCAGCCAAAATTTTAATGAAGCTCAAAGAAGACGCTGAAAGTTATTTAGGCGAGAGCGTTACTGAAGCGGTGATCACGGTTCCGGCTTATTTTAACGACAGCCAAAGGAAAGCAACTAAAGAAGCCGGCACGATTGCAGGGCTTAATGTTTTAAGGATCATCAATGAGCCTACAAGCGCGGCGTTAGCCTATGGCTTGGATAAAAAAGAGAGCGAAAAAATCATGGTTTATGATTTGGGTGGAGGGACTTTTGATGTTACCGTGTTAGAAACAGGCGATAATGTCGTGGAAGTTTTAGCCACAGGGGGCGATGCATTTTTGGGGGGCGATGATTTTGACAATCGTGTGATTGATTTCTTAGCGGCTGAGTTTAAAAGCGAAACGGGCATTGAGATTAAAAACGATGTGATGGCGTTGCAACGCCTGAAAGAAGCGGCTGAAAACGCTAAAAAAGAATTGAGCTCTGCGATGGAGACTGAAATCAATTTGCCCTTTATCACCGCGGACGCTACCGGGCCCAAACACTTGGTTAAAAAACTCACTAGGGCTAAATTTGAAAGCTTGACAGAAGATCTCATGGAAGAAACGATTTCTAAAATTGAAAGCGTGATCAAAGACGCGGGGCTAACCAAAAATGAGATTTCAGAAGTGGTGATGGTGGGAGGCTCTACTCGTATCCCTAAAGTCCAAGAAAGGGTGAAAGCGTTTATTAATAAAGAGTTGAATAAAAGCGTCAATCCTGATGAAGTCGTAGCGGTGGGAGCGAGCATTCAAGGGGGCGTGTTAAAAGGCGATGTGAAAGATGTGCTTTTATTAGACGTTACGCCTTTAAGCCTTGGGATTGAAACTTTAGGGGGCGTAATGACTAAAGTGATTGATAGAGGCACGACTATTCCTGCGAAAAAATCTCAAGTGTTCTCAACCGCTGAAGACAACCAACCCGCTGTGTCCATTATGGTTTTACAAGGCGAAAGGGAATTGGCAAGGGATAATAAATCTTTGGGTAAATTTGATTTGCAAGGTATTGCGCCAGCTCCAAGAGGCGTGCCGCAAATTGAAGTAACCTTTGATATTGACGCTAATGGGATTTTAACCGTGTCAGCACAAGATAAAAATACCGGCAAAAGCCAAGAGATTAAAATTTCTGGATCTAGTGGGTTGTCTGATAGCGAGATTGAAAAAATGGTTAAAGACGCTGAATTGCACAAAGAAGAAGACGCTAGAAAAAAAGAAGTGATTGAAGCGAGAAACCATGCCGATAGTTTGGCGCACCAAACCCAAAAGAGCCTTGATGAGCATAAAACAAATTTGAATGAAAACGACGCTAACGAGATCCAAAACGCCATTAACGCCCTTAAAGATTGCATCAAAAACGATAACGCTACTAAAGCGGAGCTTGAAGACAAAACCAAAGCGTTAGCGCAAGCGGCTCAAAAATTAGGCGAAGCCATGGCGAATAAAAACAACGCCGAGCAGCCCAAGAAAAAAGACGATGATGTGATTGATGCGGAAGTGGAGTAA
- the grpE gene encoding nucleotide exchange factor GrpE produces the protein MKDEHNQEHDYLSQKEPESYQKACACKEQQGGEKQEAGEKEGEIKEDFELKYKEMHEKYLRVHADFENVKKRLERDKSMALEYAYEKIALDLLPVIDALLGAHKSAVEVDKESALTKGLELTMEKLHEVLARHGIEGIECLEEFDPNFHNAIMQVKSEEKENGKIVQVLQQGYKYKGRVLRPAMVSIAKND, from the coding sequence ATGAAAGATGAACACAACCAAGAACACGATTATTTAAGCCAAAAAGAGCCAGAGTCTTATCAAAAGGCTTGCGCTTGCAAAGAACAACAAGGTGGAGAAAAGCAAGAAGCGGGCGAAAAAGAAGGCGAGATCAAGGAAGATTTTGAGCTTAAGTATAAAGAAATGCACGAAAAATACTTGAGAGTGCATGCGGATTTTGAAAATGTGAAAAAGCGCTTAGAAAGAGACAAGAGCATGGCGTTAGAGTATGCGTATGAAAAAATCGCATTAGATCTATTGCCAGTGATTGATGCGCTTCTTGGGGCTCATAAGAGCGCTGTAGAAGTGGATAAAGAGAGCGCTTTAACCAAAGGCTTGGAGCTTACGATGGAAAAGTTGCATGAAGTTTTGGCAAGGCATGGCATTGAGGGGATTGAATGCTTAGAAGAATTTGATCCTAATTTCCACAATGCGATCATGCAAGTCAAAAGCGAAGAAAAAGAAAACGGGAAAATCGTGCAAGTTTTGCAACAGGGCTACAAGTATAAAGGTAGGGTTTTGAGGCCGGCAATGGTGAGCATTGCTAAAAACGATTAA
- a CDS encoding HrcA family transcriptional regulator, with the protein MVIDEIFQIMMLKRIKVGSDLNKKESLLDAFVKTYLQILEPISSKRLKELANLKISCATIRNYFQTLSKEGMLYQAHSSGARLPTFKAFENYWHKSLRFEVLRVNEKRLKSASENFGLFTLLKKPSLERLERVIECEKRFLILDFLAFSCTLGYSVKMEKFLLELVGRSVKEVRSIAASVNALSLARQLERLEYSNTQITRFNLMGLKTLLNSPLFFDILGGKVLERLKKGLHFIEPDCMLVTRPVEFQNKRMQLLCVGKLECDYEGFFQTISEEE; encoded by the coding sequence ATGGTGATTGACGAGATTTTTCAAATAATGATGTTAAAAAGAATTAAAGTAGGTTCTGATTTGAATAAAAAAGAGAGTTTGTTAGATGCGTTTGTTAAAACCTATCTGCAGATTTTAGAACCCATTAGCTCTAAACGCTTGAAAGAGTTGGCAAACTTGAAAATATCTTGCGCGACGATTAGGAATTATTTTCAAACCCTTTCTAAAGAGGGCATGCTCTATCAAGCCCATTCTAGCGGCGCTAGATTGCCCACTTTTAAGGCGTTTGAAAACTATTGGCACAAGTCGTTGCGCTTTGAAGTTTTAAGGGTAAATGAAAAACGCCTAAAAAGCGCGAGTGAAAATTTTGGGCTTTTCACGCTGTTAAAAAAACCGAGTTTGGAGCGTTTAGAAAGAGTCATTGAGTGCGAAAAACGCTTTTTGATTTTGGACTTTTTGGCGTTTTCTTGCACGCTAGGTTACAGCGTTAAAATGGAGAAGTTTTTATTAGAACTTGTGGGCAGGAGCGTTAAAGAAGTGCGCTCCATCGCTGCTTCTGTCAATGCGTTGAGTTTGGCCAGACAATTAGAGCGTTTGGAGTATTCCAACACACAAATCACACGCTTTAATCTAATGGGGTTAAAAACGCTTTTAAACAGCCCTTTATTTTTTGACATTTTAGGGGGTAAGGTTTTGGAGCGTTTGAAAAAGGGTTTGCATTTTATAGAGCCTGATTGCATGCTAGTAACACGCCCTGTAGAATTTCAAAACAAGCGGATGCAACTGCTTTGCGTGGGGAAATTAGAATGCGATTATGAAGGGTTTTTTCAAACGATTTCTGAGGAGGAATAA
- a CDS encoding class II aldolase and adducin N-terminal domain-containing protein: MNTHTRGIDSNLIHSLKSISLSMFRKGFFGLYQGSISARIGTNQFVINKRNAVFDQLNENTLLVLHDKMDYRWKEASLDSPIHASVYREFLDAKFIAYARPPYSLAYSLRHNRLLPRDYLGYRSLGEEISIFNPKDYDSWQERADTEILRQLQESKKYFVFIKGCGIFAYHRELSKLMEVFDLIENSCKVLRLGDLMDYCYNDDPRLSV, encoded by the coding sequence ATGAACACACACACAAGAGGCATTGACAGCAATCTGATTCATTCGCTCAAAAGCATTTCATTATCCATGTTTAGAAAGGGTTTTTTTGGGCTTTATCAAGGTTCTATCTCAGCGCGCATTGGCACGAATCAATTTGTGATCAATAAAAGGAACGCTGTTTTTGATCAATTGAATGAAAACACCTTACTGGTTTTGCATGATAAGATGGATTACCGTTGGAAAGAAGCGAGCCTGGATTCGCCCATTCATGCGAGCGTGTATAGGGAGTTTTTGGACGCTAAATTCATCGCTTACGCGCGCCCTCCTTATAGTTTGGCGTATTCCTTGCGCCACAACCGATTGCTCCCTAGGGATTATTTAGGGTATCGTTCTTTGGGCGAAGAAATTTCCATTTTTAACCCCAAAGACTATGACAGCTGGCAAGAAAGAGCGGATACAGAAATTTTGCGCCAATTGCAAGAGAGCAAAAAATATTTTGTTTTCATTAAGGGGTGCGGGATTTTTGCCTACCACAGAGAGCTTTCTAAACTCATGGAAGTTTTTGATTTGATTGAAAACTCATGCAAGGTTTTACGATTGGGCGATTTAATGGATTATTGCTATAATGATGATCCACGATTGAGCGTGTAA
- a CDS encoding motility associated factor glycosyltransferase family protein, with translation MDIYQKNLQALFKKDPLLFAQLKAIKENKKYEVFLGNDSANFNLLDKETNTPLFEKSPLDSSLELYKNSEIYMLYPYLYYFGLGNGVFYRLLLGNGNLKRLVVIEPEIEIIFIVLNLLDFSTEILENRLILLHASFCNYNMIASLFDMDKKSRLYARMYDLKLFNAYYERYSHQMIEINQHFTRALEHGAISVGNDAKDALIGIKQHAANLPEVIKSPSLVDFVNALKNRDTAIIVSTGPSLNKQLPLLKEIAPYATLFCIDASFPILAKAGIKPDIVLSLERVDLTAKFYEETPLDFQEGVIFALTSIVHKRLIQAIKKGVKQFSFRPFGYTNLFDLHQYGYVGIGMSAANMAYELVVHSRFKRCVFIGQDLSFSQSGNSHASGAIYGDREIKPKKDKDKIFIEKYGGNGEVETTLVWKLFLEFFEKDIFNTPYKLEVINATEGGARIKGTKEMPFKEVCERIDKSKPKPPINLIYPTQSEQAKNLKIARQKCEEIIKYANEKKTQVEEAFLKVAEFLEKVEKLHEEKKLEELDFKELENLSAEIDNVKELFDDKQFNSYFMDAIQSYIFHQELHIAEIVCKKTNNEDGLRAKQLEYIYAHKYWLFSLAGGMDCVIEAIKMALKEW, from the coding sequence ATGGATATTTATCAAAAAAACTTACAAGCTCTTTTCAAAAAAGACCCTCTTTTGTTCGCACAACTCAAAGCCATTAAAGAAAACAAAAAATACGAAGTGTTTTTAGGGAATGATAGCGCGAATTTCAATCTCTTAGATAAAGAAACAAACACGCCCTTATTTGAAAAAAGCCCGCTGGATTCAAGCTTAGAGCTATACAAAAATAGCGAAATTTACATGCTTTATCCTTATTTGTATTATTTTGGCTTGGGTAATGGGGTGTTTTATCGCTTGCTTTTAGGTAATGGCAATTTAAAACGCTTGGTGGTCATTGAGCCTGAAATAGAAATTATTTTCATTGTGCTGAATCTCTTGGATTTTTCCACTGAGATTTTAGAAAATCGTTTGATTTTATTGCATGCAAGTTTTTGCAATTACAACATGATCGCTTCATTGTTTGATATGGATAAAAAGTCTCGTTTATACGCAAGAATGTATGATTTAAAACTTTTTAACGCTTATTATGAACGATACTCCCATCAAATGATAGAAATCAACCAGCATTTCACGCGCGCTTTAGAACATGGCGCTATTAGCGTAGGCAATGACGCTAAAGACGCGCTTATAGGCATCAAACAGCATGCCGCTAATTTGCCTGAAGTCATCAAAAGCCCTAGTTTAGTGGATTTTGTGAACGCTTTAAAAAACAGAGACACCGCTATCATTGTTTCAACTGGGCCCAGTTTGAACAAGCAGCTCCCCCTTTTAAAAGAAATCGCTCCTTACGCCACGCTTTTTTGCATAGACGCTTCTTTCCCTATTTTGGCTAAAGCCGGTATCAAGCCTGATATTGTGCTGTCTTTAGAAAGGGTGGATTTGACGGCGAAATTTTACGAAGAAACCCCCTTAGATTTTCAAGAAGGCGTTATTTTTGCTTTGACTTCCATTGTGCATAAACGATTGATTCAAGCGATTAAAAAGGGTGTTAAGCAATTCAGTTTCCGCCCCTTTGGTTATACCAACCTTTTTGATTTGCACCAGTATGGTTATGTGGGCATAGGCATGAGCGCAGCGAACATGGCGTATGAATTAGTGGTGCATTCTCGTTTCAAAAGGTGCGTGTTTATCGGGCAAGATTTGAGCTTTTCGCAAAGCGGTAACAGCCACGCTAGTGGGGCGATTTATGGCGATAGAGAGATCAAGCCTAAAAAAGATAAAGATAAGATTTTTATAGAAAAATACGGGGGTAATGGGGAAGTAGAAACCACTTTAGTGTGGAAACTTTTCTTAGAATTTTTTGAAAAAGATATTTTCAACACGCCCTATAAATTAGAAGTCATTAACGCTACTGAAGGGGGGGCTAGGATTAAAGGGACTAAAGAAATGCCCTTTAAAGAAGTGTGCGAAAGAATAGATAAATCCAAGCCAAAGCCTCCTATCAATCTTATTTATCCCACCCAATCAGAACAGGCTAAAAATTTAAAGATCGCTAGGCAAAAATGCGAAGAGATCATCAAATACGCCAATGAGAAAAAAACGCAAGTTGAAGAAGCGTTTTTAAAGGTGGCAGAGTTTTTAGAAAAAGTGGAAAAGCTTCATGAAGAAAAAAAATTAGAAGAGTTGGATTTTAAGGAATTAGAAAATTTGAGTGCTGAAATTGATAACGTTAAAGAGCTTTTTGATGACAAACAATTCAATTCGTATTTCATGGATGCGATACAATCTTACATCTTCCACCAGGAATTGCATATCGCTGAAATCGTGTGTAAAAAAACGAATAATGAAGACGGATTAAGGGCTAAGCAATTAGAATACATTTACGCGCACAAATACTGGCTTTTTAGTTTAGCGGGTGGGATGGATTGCGTGATAGAAGCGATCAAAATGGCTTTGAAAGAGTGGTAA